The Labrus bergylta chromosome 15, fLabBer1.1, whole genome shotgun sequence genome includes a region encoding these proteins:
- the fkbp3 gene encoding peptidyl-prolyl cis-trans isomerase FKBP3, producing MADEPTREWSDEQLKNDDFPKKDIIKFIQDNAAHSFLNEHKLLGNIKNVAKTAKKEQLIIAYNQLFECKKFKGTEVEVVTEQMKAVKVEEKTKEAKTEVVDEGPPKYKKAVLKKGDKENFPKKGEVVGCWYTGSLEDGTVFDTNIPTTARKKKQTKPLTFKVGLGRVIRGWDEALLTMSKGETARLEIEPEWAYGRKGLPDSKIPPNAKLIFEVELVSVD from the exons ATGGCGGATGAACCAACACGGGAGTGGAGCGATGAGCAGCTCAAAAATGACGATTTCCCCAAAAAAGACATCATAAAGTTCATTCAGGACAATGCAGCACATTCG TTCCTCAATGAACACAAGCTGCTGGGAAACATCAAAAATGTTGCCAAAACAGCGAAGAAAGAGCAACTGATCATCGCCTACAATCAGCTGTTTGAGTGCAAA AAATTCAAAGGCACCGAGGTTGAAGTTGTTACTGAGCAGATGAAAGCTGTGAAAGTGGAAGAGAAAACCAAAGAGGCCAAGACAGAAGTTGTAGATGAG GGTCCACCCAAGTACAAAAAGGCAGTGCTGAAGAAAGGTGACAAAGAAAACTTTCCAAAGAAAGGAGAGGTTGTGGGCTGCTGGTACACGGGCTCCTTGGAGGATGGAACCGTCTTCGACACAAATATTCCCACAA ctgcaagaaagaagaagcaaacGAAGCCACTTACCTTTAAAGTTGGCTTGGGCAGAGTCATCAGAGGA TGGGACGAGGCCCTTCTAACAATGAGTAAGGGTGAAACCGCTCGGCTGGAGATTGAGCCAGAGTGGGCCTACGGAAGAAAGGGTCTCCCTGATTCCAA GATCCCTCCCAATGCGAAGCTGATCTTTGAGGTGGAGCTGGTGTCGGTGGATTAA
- the faua gene encoding FAU ubiquitin like and ribosomal protein S30 fusion a has protein sequence MRSDFPHSVLFMPSVERLASTSNKMQLFLRAQSTHTLEVTGQETVGQIKAHVQDLEGLLVEDQVLLLAGCPLEDDASLASCGVSELCTLEVAGRLLGGKVHGSLARAGKVRGQTPKVDKQEKKKKKTGRAKRRIQYNRRFVNVVPTFGKKKGPNANS, from the exons ATGCGCAGTGACTTCCCTCATTCAGTCCTTTTTATGCCTAGCGTTGAACGACTAGCATCAACGAG CAACAAAATGCAGCTCTTCTTGCGTGCCCAGAGTACTCACACCCTTGAGGTGACCGGACAGGAGACCGTCGGACAGATCAAG GCCCATGTCCAGGATCTGGAGGGTCTCCTGGTTGAGGATCAGGTGCTGTTGCTTGCTGGGTGCCCTCTGGAGGATGATGCCTCCCTGGCATCCTGTGGCGTTTCAGAGCTCTGCACCCTGGAGGTAGCTGGCAGGCTGCTGGGAG GAAAGGTTCACGGCTCCCTGGCTCGTGCCGGTAAAGTCAGGGGACAGACCCCCAAG gtggacaagcaggagaagaaaaagaagaagactggCCGCGCTAAGCGTCGCATCCAGTACAACAGGCGCTTTGTGAACGTTGTGCCCACCTTCGGAAAGAAGAAGGGACCCAATGCCAACTCCTAA
- the prpf39 gene encoding pre-mRNA-processing factor 39 produces the protein MENTGPQLSEDTRTGMLDAESPAMESNGDAFLPDLPALGEAAVWSLDQVAPEPLTSILPEDSDASQDAPEQLPDQQMMTTGLGAVEKAVEQFQLASAQLFQEEQPPPPPPPPPPQPTEEPAQPPEHKAESVEDQPGSVEMSLEPEAAVQDATETQHVTEDGMELEEQPKDTAEETTVPAEPDLPSEFEKLFKGCEENPEDFNGWVYLLQQVEQENILAAVKKAFDVFFLRYPYCYGYWKKYADIEKKHGNIQVAEEVYRRGLQVIPLSVDLWLHYLTFIKENSDPADPDTEGRIRAAYEHAVLAAGTDFRSDRLWESFITWETEQEKLANVTAIYDRILGIPTQLYSQHFQRFKDHVQNNNPKHFLSEDEFVQLRLELSKASLTPMISEESETPVPQEDLPPGTEDLPDPAKRVTEIENMRHKVIEVRQEVFNHNEHEVSKRWTFEEGIKRPYFHVKALEKTQLNNWKEYLDFEIENGTPERVVVLFERCLIACALYEEFWTKYAKYLEGYSTDGVRHVYKKACTVHLPKKPSIHLLWAAFEEQQGNVDEARDILKSLEAAVPGLAMVRLRRVSLERRHGNLDGAEALLLEAMESAKNSTETSFYAVKLARLQMKVQRSLSKARKVLLDAIEKDQTSPKLYLNLLELEYSGDVTQNEAEILACFDRALQSPMPLESRLLFSQRKVEFLEDFGSDINVLVAAYEEHQKLQKESEPTKRKAENGYDSSTEPDTKRQRVEDSATGAATAATDTQANNSAYNYNWYQQQYSGWGQNNWGQYNQYPQYNQYYPPPPT, from the exons ATGGAAAATACTG GCCCACAACTCTCAGAGGACACAAGAACTGGAATGCTGGACGCTGAGTCCCCTGCCATGGAGAGCAACGGGGATGCCTTTCTTCCTGACCTTCCTGCTCTaggtgaagctgctgtctggtCCTTGGACCAGGTTGCTCCTGAACCTCTTACCAGCATTTTGCCCGAGGATTCCGATGCGTCCCAGGATGCTCCTGAGCAGTTACCAGACCAGCAGATGATGACTACAGGACTGGGTGCTGTTGAGAAAGCTGTGGAGCAATTTCAGCTGGCCAGTGCTCAGCTCTTCCAAGAGGAGCagccaccacctcctcctcctcctcctccaccgcaACCTACAGAGGAGCCAGCACAGCCACCAGAACACAAAGCAGAGTCTGTGGAGGATCAGCCAGGCAGCGTTGAAATGAGTTTAGAACCAGAAGCTGCTGTTCAAG ATGCCACAGAGACGCAACACGTGACGGAGGATGGCATGGAGCTGGAGGAACAACCAAAGGacacagcagaggaaacaaCTGTTCCTGCAGAACCAGACCTGCCGAGTGAGTTTGAAAAGCTTTTTAAGGGGTGCGAGGAGAACCCAGAAGACTTCAATGGATGGGTCTACCTGCTGCAGCAAGTGGAGCAAGAG AACATCCTTGCAGCTGTGAAGAAGGCATTTGATGTATTCTTCCTGCGCTATCCCTACTGCTATGGCTACTGGAAGAAGTATGCAGATATTGAGAAAAAGCATGGCAATATACAAGTTGCAGAGGAG GTGTACAGACGAGGTTTGCAGGTCATCCCTCTCAGTGTGGACCTGTGGCTGCATTACCTGACCTTCATCAAAGAGAACTCAGACCCTGCTGACCCTGACACTGAGGGACGCATTCGAGC TGCCTATGAGCACGCAGTGCTCGCAGCAGGCACAGACTTCCGCTCAGACCGTTTGTGGGAGTCCTTCATCACCTGGGAGACGGAGCAGGAGAAGCTGGCTAATGTCACCGCCATCTATGACCGCATCTTGGGCATCCCAACTCAGCTGTATTCTCAGCACTTCCAGAG GTTCAAAGATCATGTGCAGAACAACAAccccaaacatttcctgtcagaAGATGAATTTGTTCAACTGAGACTTGAGCTCTCTAAAGCCAGTCTGACACCGATGATCAGTGAAGAAAGTGAGACCCCTGTTCCTCAGGAGGATCTGCCGCCTGGAACCGAGGATCTTCCTGACCCTGCAAAG aGAGTGACAGAGATCGAGAATATGCGCCACAAGGTGATTGAAGTGCGGCAAGAGGTTTTCAATCACAACGAACATGAAGTCAGCAAGCGCTGGACATTTGAAGAAGGG aTCAAAAGACCATACTTCCACGTCAAAGCCTTAGAGAAGACCCAGCTGAACAACTGGAAGGAGTACCTGGACTTTGAAATCGAAAACGGGACCCCAGAGCGCGTGGTTGTGCTTTTTGAACGCTGCCTCATTGCCTGTGCACTCTACGAGGAGTTCTGGACCAAG TATGCAAAATATCTAGAGGGCTACAGCACTGACGGCGTGAGACATGTCTACAAGAAGGCGTGCACCGTCCATCTGCCCAAgaaaccatccatccacctgTTGTGGGCAGCATTTGAGGAGCAGCAAG gcaaCGTAGACGAAGCTCGTGATATCCTGAAGTCCCTGGAAGCGGCAGTACCTGGTCTGGCTATGGTGCGTCTTCGGCGGGTCAGCCTTGAGCGACGCCATGGAAACTTGGATGGAGCAGAGGCCCTGTTACTGGAGGCGATGGAGTCTGCGAAGAATTCTACTGAGACCTCATTTTATGCTGTGAAGTTGGCCAGGCTGCAGATGAAGGTGCAGAGAAGTCTAAGCAAGGCCAGGAAGGTGCTTCTGGATGCTATTGAAAAAGACCAG ACGAGTCCAAAGCTGTATCTGAACCTGCTTGAGTTGGAGTACAGCGGAGACGTGACGCAAAATGAGGCAGAGATCTTGGCTTGTTTTGACCGTGCCCTGCAGAGCCCGATGCCCCTTGAATCCCGCCTCCTCTTCAGCCAGCGCAAAGTGGAGTTCCTCGAGGACTTTGGCAGTGACATtaatgt ACTTGTGGCTGCATATGAGGAACATCAGAAACTACAGAAAGAAAGTGAACCCACGAAGAGGAAGGCCGAGAACGGATATGACAG CTCCACTGAACCTGACACCAAGAGACAGCGCGTGGAAGACAGCGCCACGGGTGCAGCAACCGCAgcgacagacacacaggcaaacAACTCTGCATACAACTACAACTGGTACCAG cAACAGTACAGCGGTTGGGGACAAAACAACTGGGGACAGTACAACCAGTACCCCCAGTATAACCAGTACTACCCCCCTCCTCCAACATAA
- the arf6a gene encoding ADP-ribosylation factor 6a, with product MGKMLSKIFGNKEMRILMLGLDAAGKTTILYKLKLGQSVTTIPTVGFNVETVTYKNVKFNVWDVGGQDKIRPLWRHYYTGTQGLIFVVDCADRDRIDEARQELHRIINDREMNDTIILIFANKQDLPDAMKPHEIQEKLGLTRIRDRNWYVQPSCATSGDGLYEGLTWLTSNYKY from the coding sequence atggggAAGATGCTGTCAAAGATCTTTGGCAACAAGGAGATGAGAATATTGATGCTTGGACTTGATGCTGCTGGTAAAACAACCATCTTATACAAGCTGAAGCTGGGACAGTCAGTCACCACCATCCCCACGGTTGGATTTAACGTGGAGACGGTCACCTATAAGAATGTGAAGTTCAATGTGTGGGACGTAGGCGGCCAGGACAAGATCAGGCCACTCTGGAGACATTACTACACAGGCACCCAGGGCCTGATTTTCGTGGTGGACTGTGCCGACAGGGACAGGATTGACGAGGCTAGGCAGGAGCTTCACCGGATCATCAACGACCGGGAGATGAACGACACCATCATCCTCATCTTCGCCAACAAACAGGACCTTCCCGACGCCATGAAGCCCCACGAGATCCAGGAGAAGCTGGGCCTGACCCGGATCAGGGATAGGAATTGGTACGTTCAGCCCTCGTGTGCAACATCAGGGGATGGACTCTACGAGGGCCTCACCTGGCTTACCTCAAATTACAAATATTAA